From Coffea arabica cultivar ET-39 chromosome 2e, Coffea Arabica ET-39 HiFi, whole genome shotgun sequence, the proteins below share one genomic window:
- the LOC113730527 gene encoding elongator complex protein 1-like isoform X1, translated as MNNLKLSWELPSKLQLHSEDEVVQFAAFDIERNRIFFASSANFIYTTHIPSPQNEGTWGSASLSAAVDSIDMEPGDYITSMDYLMEKEALIIGTSYGLLLLYVVDDSTTEVVGRVEGGIKCISPSPDGDLLGVITGFGQILVMTHDWDVLYEMALDDHPGDVDVHEPAVSSNYSCESPISWRGDGKFFATLSKEHDALPLRKKLKVWERDSGALHSVSEPVGFMGAVLDWMPSGAKIASVYDRREEKKSPSIVFFEKNGLQRSSFGVNDNTDVKVDSLKWNCNSELLAFVVRGEDHESIKIWFFNNNHWYLKQEIRYLKQDGVKFIWDPTKPLQLISWTVNGQIMIYNFMWITAVMDNSTAFVIDDSKILVTPLSVSLIPPPMYLFSLKFPSAVRNMAFFSHGSKHNLATFLSDGRLCIVELPEIDMWEELEGTEVSVEAASCDIGFGSFTHLAWLDSHVLLSVSHFTFNHVNCSLGNFSGKDGLPAYYLQEIQVMCSEDHKPGSVTSTGWQAKISNQISVEEQVIGIIPGPLNRCSAYIQFDGGKIVQYLSKLGGNRMVPLQKCDDMCFSSSCPWMTLALAGGFMSQKALLFGLDDNGRLQVGRRILCDNCSSFSFYSNATDQSITHLILSTKQDLLFIVDIADIQNEQLAVKYGNFLPAFKTRTGDDGRNYINIWERGARVIGVLHGDESAVIIQTIRGNLECVYPRKLILASIINALVQGRFRDALYMIRRHRIDFNVIVDHCGWKAFIQSAPEFVKQVNNLSYITEFVCAITNGNVMETLYKDYILLPCQKELNTVKSGYTDDSDSNSKISAVLLAIRKALEEQIVESPSRELCILTTLAQSQPPALEEALTRIKFVRQMELSGSDSPGRNNYPSAEESLKHLLWLSDPEAVFEAALGIYDLNLAAMVALNSQKDPKEFLPFLQELERMPAALMQYNIDLRLQRYENALRHLVSAGDGYYEDCMRLMRSYPQLFPLGLKLISDPVKKAQILDAWGDHLSSMKSFEDAAVAYLCCSSLEKALKAYRSSGNWRGVLTVAGLIKSGKEEVIQLAYELCEELQALGKPGDAATIALEYCGDVKAGIDLLVSARDWEEALRIAFLHLRDDLVSEVKIACLECANLLIGEYEEGLEKVGKYVARYLAVRQRRLLLAAKLRSDEQSVAELDDETASEVSSSFSGMSAYTTGTRRGSAASISSTSTKGRGRQRNKGKIRAGSPGEEMALVEHLNGMALATGAKHEIKSLLMSLLMLGEEDLARKLQRACENFQLSQMAAVKLAEDAMLTDSMDDHVYSLEHYIWKVRKEVHNLEAFSWQSRVLV; from the exons ATGAATAATCTGAAGCTCTCATGGGAGCTACCGTCGAAGCTTCAATTACACTCGGAAGATGAAGTTGTCCAATTTGCAGCATTTGATATTGAACGCAACCGTATCTTCTTCGCTTCCTCGGCCAACTTCATATACACAACTCATATTCCATCTCCTCAA AATGAAGGAACATGGGGTTCAGCTTCATTATCTGCCGCAGTTGACTCTATTGATATGGAACCGGGAGATTACATTACTTCCATGGATTATCTGATGGAGAAGGAAGCACTGATAATTGGGACTTCGTATGGGCTTCTCTTGCTATATGTTGTGGATGATAGTACCACAGAAGTGGTCGGACGAGTGGAGGGTGGCATAAAGTGCATTTCGCCTAGTCCAGATGGAGATTTGCTTGGTGTAATTACTGGGTTCGGTCAAATACTAGTGATGACGCATGATTGGGATGTGCTATATGAGATGGCACTGGATGATCATCCTGGGGATGTTGACGTAC ATGAACCAGCTGTCTCCTCCAACTATTCTTGTGAGAGTCCCATTTCTTGGCGAGGTGATGGCAAATTCTTTGCAACCCTAAGCAAAGAGCATGATGCACTTCCCTTACGTAAAAAACTTAAAGTTTGGGAACGAGATTCAGGTGCACTTCACTCTGTCTCAGAACCAGTGGGTTTCATGGGAGCAGTTTTGGACTGGATGCCCAGTGGGGCAAAAATTGCATCTGTTTATGATCGAAGGGAAGAAAAGAAGTCCCCATCAATAGTTTTCTTTGAGAAGAATGGATTGCAACGAAGCTCATTTGGTGTTAATGATAACACTGATGTAAAGGTAGACTCTTTGAAGTGGAATTGTAACTCTGAGCTTCTTGCATTTGTGGTCAGAGGTGAAGATCATGAGTCTATCAAGATTTGGTTCTTCAATAATAATCATTGGTATTTGAAACAAGAGATTAGATACTTAAAGCAGGATGGAGTTAAATTCATCTGGGATCCAACAAAGCCACTACAGTTGATAAGTTGGACTGTCAATGGCCAGATAATGATATACAATTTCATGTGGATCACAGCTGTAATGGATAACTCAACAGCATTTGTAATTGATGACTCCAAGATACTAGTCACCCCACTTTCTGTTTCTCTGATCCCCCCTCCTATGTATTTATTTAGTTTAAAATTTCCCAGTGCAGTTCGAAATATGGCTTTCTTTTCTCACGGTTCTAAACATAACCTGGCCACATTTTTATCAGATGGCAGGTTGTGTATTGTAGAGCTTCCTGAAATAGATATGTGGGAGGAGCTAGAAGGCACTGAAGTCAGTGTTGAGGCTGCCTCATGTGATATTGGATTTGGATCTTTTACTCACCTGGCATGGTTGGACTCACATGTACTTCTTAGTGTTTCTCATTTTACCTTTAATCACGTTAATTGCTCATTAGGAAACTTTTCTGGCAAGGATGGGCTGCCTGCCTATTACCTGCAAGAAATTCAGGTCATGTGTTCTGAAGATCATAAACCTGGTTCTGTAACATCCACAGGCTGGCAAGCTAAAATTTCCAACCAAATTTCTGTTGAAGAACAGGTAATTGGAATAATCCCTGGCCCACTAAATAGATGTTCAGCATATATTCAGTTTGATGGTGGAAAAATAGTCCAATATTTGTCGAAGTTAGGGGGCAACAGAATGGTTCCTCTTCAGAAATGTGATGACATGTGTTTCTCATCATCATGCCCATGGATGACTTTGGCTCTTGCTGGGGGGTTCATGTCACAGAAGGCTTTACTTTTTGGACTTGATGACAATGGAAGGCTTCAAGTCGGTAGAAGGATATTATGTGACAACTGCAgcagtttctcattttattcgaATGCTACAGACCAATCAATAACACATCTGATTCTTTCAACTAAACAGGATCTGCTATTTATTGTAGACATTGCGGATATTCAAAATGAACAACTGGCTGTTAAATATGGGAATTTCCTACCTGCTTTCAAGACTAGAACTGGAGATGATGGAAGAAACTATATAAACATATGGGAAAGAGGTGCTAGGGTTATAGGTGTGCTACATGGAGATGAGTCTGCTGTCATTATTCAAACAATTCGTGGAAATCTTGAATGTGTCTACCCAAGGAAACTGATTCTGGCCTCAATCATCAATGCCTTGGTCCAGGGGCGCTTTAGAGATGCGTTATACATGATACGGCGACATAGGATAGACTTTAATGTTATTGTTGACCACTGTGGTTGGAAAGCCTTTATTCAGTCAGCTCCAGAATTTGTGAAACAGGTGAACAACTTGAGCTATATAACTGAGTTTGTTTGTGCTATCACAAATGGAAATGTAATGGAGACGTTGTATAAGGATTACATATTGCTACCTTGTCAAAAGGAGTTGAACACTGTAAAATCTGGATATACTGACGATTCTGATAGTAACAGCAAGATTTCTGCTGTCTTGTTGGCGATAAGAAAGGCCCTGGAGGAGCAAATAGTGGAAAGTCCTTCAAGGGAACTTTGCATTTTGACCACATTGGCTCAAAGCCAACCTCCAGCTCTTGAGGAGGCTTTGACAAGGATAAAATTTGTCCGACAAATGGAGCTATCAGGTTCTGATAGTCCAGGACGGAACAATTATCCTTCTGCTGAGGAATCTTTAAAGCATCTATTGTGGTTGTCTGATCCAGAAGCAGTTTTTGAAGCTGCTTTAGGAATTTATGATTTGAACCTAGCAGCTATGGTTGCATTAAACTCACAGAAGGATCCAAAAgaatttcttccatttcttcaagaatTAGAACGTATGCCAGCTGCATTAATGCAATATAATATTGACCTTAGACTGCAAAGGTATGAAAATGCTTTGCGACATCTTGTTTCAGCTGGAGATGGTTATTATGAAGATTGCATGAGGCTCATGAGAAGTTATCCTCAGCTTTTCCCCTTGGGTCTGAAACTCATCAGCGATCCTGTTAAAAAAGCACAAATTCTTGATGCATGGGGAGATCATTTGAGTTCAATGAAATCCTTTGAAGATGCTGCTGTCGCTTACTTGTGTTGTTCTTCTTTGGAAAAAGCTCTGAAAGCTTATCGCTCTTCTGGTAATTGGAGAGGAGTTCTTACAGTTGCTGGGCTGATCAAATCTGGGAAGGAGGAAGTAATACAGCTGGCATATGAACTCTGCGAGGAGCTCCAGGCACTTGGTAAACCAGGAGATGCTGCCACAATAGCCTTGGAGTACTGTGGTGATGTCAAGGCAGGTATTGATCTTTTGGTTAGTGCAAGGGATTGGGAGGAGGCTCTAAGGATTGCCTTCCTTCACTTGAGGGATGATTTAGTCTCAGAAGTGAAAATTGCTTGTCTTGAATGTGCCAACTTGCTGATTGGTGAATATGAGGAGGGTTTAGAGAAAGTAGGGAAGTATGTGGCACGCTACCTAGCTGTTCGACAGAGGAGGTTATTACTTGCTGCAAAGCTTCGGTCAGATGAGCAGTCAGTAGCTGAGCTTGATGATGAAACTGCTTCAGAAGTGAGCAGTAGTTTTAGTGGAATGAGTGCATACACCACTGG GACAAGGAGGGGTTCAGCTGCTTCAATCAGTTCAACCTCTACGAAGGGGAGAGGGCGTCAGCGAAATAAGGGAAAAATTCGTGCTGGCAG CCCTGGTGAGGAGATGGCTTTGGTTGAACATTTGAATGGAATGGCTTTGGCTACTGGAGCAAAACATGAGATTAAATCTCTTTTAATGTCCCTTCTGATGCTTGGAGAGGAAGATCTTGCTAGGAAATTGCAACGCGCTTGTGAAAATTTTCAACTGTCCCAAATGGCAGCAGTAAAATTAGCTGAAGATGCAATGTTGACTGATAGCATGGATGACCATGTGTATTCCTTGGAGCATTACATTTGGAAAGTGAGGAAAGAAGTACACAATTTGGAAGCTTTTTCTTGGCAGTCTAGAGTTTTGGTTTGA
- the LOC113730527 gene encoding elongator complex protein 1-like isoform X2 encodes MNNLKLSWELPSKLQLHSEDEVVQFAAFDIERNRIFFASSANFIYTTHIPSPQNEGTWGSASLSAAVDSIDMEPGDYITSMDYLMEKEALIIGTSYGLLLLYVVDDSTTEVVGRVEGGIKCISPSPDGDLLGVITGFGQILVMTHDWDVLYEMALDDHPGDVDVHEPAVSSNYSCESPISWRGDGKFFATLSKEHDALPLRKKLKVWERDSGALHSVSEPVGFMGAVLDWMPSGAKIASVYDRREEKKSPSIVFFEKNGLQRSSFGVNDNTDVKVDSLKWNCNSELLAFVVRGEDHESIKIWFFNNNHWYLKQEIRYLKQDGVKFIWDPTKPLQLISWTVNGQIMIYNFMWITAVMDNSTAFVIDDSKILVTPLSVSLIPPPMYLFSLKFPSAVRNMAFFSHGSKHNLATFLSDGRLCIVELPEIDMWEELEGTEVSVEAASCDIGFGSFTHLAWLDSHVLLSVSHFTFNHVNCSLGNFSGKDGLPAYYLQEIQVMCSEDHKPGSVTSTGWQAKISNQISVEEQVIGIIPGPLNRCSAYIQFDGGKIVQYLSKLGGNRMVPLQKCDDMCFSSSCPWMTLALAGGFMSQKALLFGLDDNGRLQVGRRILCDNCSSFSFYSNATDQSITHLILSTKQDLLFIVDIADIQNEQLAVKYGNFLPAFKTRTGDDGRNYINIWERGARVIGVLHGDESAVIIQTIRGNLECVYPRKLILASIINALVQGRFRDALYMIRRHRIDFNVIVDHCGWKAFIQSAPEFVKQVNNLSYITEFVCAITNGNVMETLYKDYILLPCQKELNTVKSGYTDDSDSNSKISAVLLAIRKALEEQIVESPSRELCILTTLAQSQPPALEEALTRIKFVRQMELSGSDSPGRNNYPSAEESLKHLLWLSDPEAVFEAALGIYDLNLAAMVALNSQKDPKEFLPFLQELERMPAALMQYNIDLRLQRYENALRHLVSAGDGYYEDCMRLMRSYPQLFPLGLKLISDPVKKAQILDAWGDHLSSMKSFEDAAVAYLCCSSLEKALKAYRSSGNWRGVLTVAGLIKSGKEEVIQLAYELCEELQALGKPGDAATIALEYCGDVKAGIDLLVSARDWEEALRIAFLHLRDDLVSEVKIACLECANLLIGEYEEGLEKVGKYVARYLAVRQRRLLLAAKLRSDEQSVAELDDETASEDKEGFSCFNQFNLYEGERASAK; translated from the exons ATGAATAATCTGAAGCTCTCATGGGAGCTACCGTCGAAGCTTCAATTACACTCGGAAGATGAAGTTGTCCAATTTGCAGCATTTGATATTGAACGCAACCGTATCTTCTTCGCTTCCTCGGCCAACTTCATATACACAACTCATATTCCATCTCCTCAA AATGAAGGAACATGGGGTTCAGCTTCATTATCTGCCGCAGTTGACTCTATTGATATGGAACCGGGAGATTACATTACTTCCATGGATTATCTGATGGAGAAGGAAGCACTGATAATTGGGACTTCGTATGGGCTTCTCTTGCTATATGTTGTGGATGATAGTACCACAGAAGTGGTCGGACGAGTGGAGGGTGGCATAAAGTGCATTTCGCCTAGTCCAGATGGAGATTTGCTTGGTGTAATTACTGGGTTCGGTCAAATACTAGTGATGACGCATGATTGGGATGTGCTATATGAGATGGCACTGGATGATCATCCTGGGGATGTTGACGTAC ATGAACCAGCTGTCTCCTCCAACTATTCTTGTGAGAGTCCCATTTCTTGGCGAGGTGATGGCAAATTCTTTGCAACCCTAAGCAAAGAGCATGATGCACTTCCCTTACGTAAAAAACTTAAAGTTTGGGAACGAGATTCAGGTGCACTTCACTCTGTCTCAGAACCAGTGGGTTTCATGGGAGCAGTTTTGGACTGGATGCCCAGTGGGGCAAAAATTGCATCTGTTTATGATCGAAGGGAAGAAAAGAAGTCCCCATCAATAGTTTTCTTTGAGAAGAATGGATTGCAACGAAGCTCATTTGGTGTTAATGATAACACTGATGTAAAGGTAGACTCTTTGAAGTGGAATTGTAACTCTGAGCTTCTTGCATTTGTGGTCAGAGGTGAAGATCATGAGTCTATCAAGATTTGGTTCTTCAATAATAATCATTGGTATTTGAAACAAGAGATTAGATACTTAAAGCAGGATGGAGTTAAATTCATCTGGGATCCAACAAAGCCACTACAGTTGATAAGTTGGACTGTCAATGGCCAGATAATGATATACAATTTCATGTGGATCACAGCTGTAATGGATAACTCAACAGCATTTGTAATTGATGACTCCAAGATACTAGTCACCCCACTTTCTGTTTCTCTGATCCCCCCTCCTATGTATTTATTTAGTTTAAAATTTCCCAGTGCAGTTCGAAATATGGCTTTCTTTTCTCACGGTTCTAAACATAACCTGGCCACATTTTTATCAGATGGCAGGTTGTGTATTGTAGAGCTTCCTGAAATAGATATGTGGGAGGAGCTAGAAGGCACTGAAGTCAGTGTTGAGGCTGCCTCATGTGATATTGGATTTGGATCTTTTACTCACCTGGCATGGTTGGACTCACATGTACTTCTTAGTGTTTCTCATTTTACCTTTAATCACGTTAATTGCTCATTAGGAAACTTTTCTGGCAAGGATGGGCTGCCTGCCTATTACCTGCAAGAAATTCAGGTCATGTGTTCTGAAGATCATAAACCTGGTTCTGTAACATCCACAGGCTGGCAAGCTAAAATTTCCAACCAAATTTCTGTTGAAGAACAGGTAATTGGAATAATCCCTGGCCCACTAAATAGATGTTCAGCATATATTCAGTTTGATGGTGGAAAAATAGTCCAATATTTGTCGAAGTTAGGGGGCAACAGAATGGTTCCTCTTCAGAAATGTGATGACATGTGTTTCTCATCATCATGCCCATGGATGACTTTGGCTCTTGCTGGGGGGTTCATGTCACAGAAGGCTTTACTTTTTGGACTTGATGACAATGGAAGGCTTCAAGTCGGTAGAAGGATATTATGTGACAACTGCAgcagtttctcattttattcgaATGCTACAGACCAATCAATAACACATCTGATTCTTTCAACTAAACAGGATCTGCTATTTATTGTAGACATTGCGGATATTCAAAATGAACAACTGGCTGTTAAATATGGGAATTTCCTACCTGCTTTCAAGACTAGAACTGGAGATGATGGAAGAAACTATATAAACATATGGGAAAGAGGTGCTAGGGTTATAGGTGTGCTACATGGAGATGAGTCTGCTGTCATTATTCAAACAATTCGTGGAAATCTTGAATGTGTCTACCCAAGGAAACTGATTCTGGCCTCAATCATCAATGCCTTGGTCCAGGGGCGCTTTAGAGATGCGTTATACATGATACGGCGACATAGGATAGACTTTAATGTTATTGTTGACCACTGTGGTTGGAAAGCCTTTATTCAGTCAGCTCCAGAATTTGTGAAACAGGTGAACAACTTGAGCTATATAACTGAGTTTGTTTGTGCTATCACAAATGGAAATGTAATGGAGACGTTGTATAAGGATTACATATTGCTACCTTGTCAAAAGGAGTTGAACACTGTAAAATCTGGATATACTGACGATTCTGATAGTAACAGCAAGATTTCTGCTGTCTTGTTGGCGATAAGAAAGGCCCTGGAGGAGCAAATAGTGGAAAGTCCTTCAAGGGAACTTTGCATTTTGACCACATTGGCTCAAAGCCAACCTCCAGCTCTTGAGGAGGCTTTGACAAGGATAAAATTTGTCCGACAAATGGAGCTATCAGGTTCTGATAGTCCAGGACGGAACAATTATCCTTCTGCTGAGGAATCTTTAAAGCATCTATTGTGGTTGTCTGATCCAGAAGCAGTTTTTGAAGCTGCTTTAGGAATTTATGATTTGAACCTAGCAGCTATGGTTGCATTAAACTCACAGAAGGATCCAAAAgaatttcttccatttcttcaagaatTAGAACGTATGCCAGCTGCATTAATGCAATATAATATTGACCTTAGACTGCAAAGGTATGAAAATGCTTTGCGACATCTTGTTTCAGCTGGAGATGGTTATTATGAAGATTGCATGAGGCTCATGAGAAGTTATCCTCAGCTTTTCCCCTTGGGTCTGAAACTCATCAGCGATCCTGTTAAAAAAGCACAAATTCTTGATGCATGGGGAGATCATTTGAGTTCAATGAAATCCTTTGAAGATGCTGCTGTCGCTTACTTGTGTTGTTCTTCTTTGGAAAAAGCTCTGAAAGCTTATCGCTCTTCTGGTAATTGGAGAGGAGTTCTTACAGTTGCTGGGCTGATCAAATCTGGGAAGGAGGAAGTAATACAGCTGGCATATGAACTCTGCGAGGAGCTCCAGGCACTTGGTAAACCAGGAGATGCTGCCACAATAGCCTTGGAGTACTGTGGTGATGTCAAGGCAGGTATTGATCTTTTGGTTAGTGCAAGGGATTGGGAGGAGGCTCTAAGGATTGCCTTCCTTCACTTGAGGGATGATTTAGTCTCAGAAGTGAAAATTGCTTGTCTTGAATGTGCCAACTTGCTGATTGGTGAATATGAGGAGGGTTTAGAGAAAGTAGGGAAGTATGTGGCACGCTACCTAGCTGTTCGACAGAGGAGGTTATTACTTGCTGCAAAGCTTCGGTCAGATGAGCAGTCAGTAGCTGAGCTTGATGATGAAACTGCTTCAGAA GACAAGGAGGGGTTCAGCTGCTTCAATCAGTTCAACCTCTACGAAGGGGAGAGGGCGTCAGCGAAATAA
- the LOC113730527 gene encoding elongator complex protein 1-like isoform X3 — protein MGAVLDWMPSGAKIASVYDRREEKKSPSIVFFEKNGLQRSSFGVNDNTDVKVDSLKWNCNSELLAFVVRGEDHESIKIWFFNNNHWYLKQEIRYLKQDGVKFIWDPTKPLQLISWTVNGQIMIYNFMWITAVMDNSTAFVIDDSKILVTPLSVSLIPPPMYLFSLKFPSAVRNMAFFSHGSKHNLATFLSDGRLCIVELPEIDMWEELEGTEVSVEAASCDIGFGSFTHLAWLDSHVLLSVSHFTFNHVNCSLGNFSGKDGLPAYYLQEIQVMCSEDHKPGSVTSTGWQAKISNQISVEEQVIGIIPGPLNRCSAYIQFDGGKIVQYLSKLGGNRMVPLQKCDDMCFSSSCPWMTLALAGGFMSQKALLFGLDDNGRLQVGRRILCDNCSSFSFYSNATDQSITHLILSTKQDLLFIVDIADIQNEQLAVKYGNFLPAFKTRTGDDGRNYINIWERGARVIGVLHGDESAVIIQTIRGNLECVYPRKLILASIINALVQGRFRDALYMIRRHRIDFNVIVDHCGWKAFIQSAPEFVKQVNNLSYITEFVCAITNGNVMETLYKDYILLPCQKELNTVKSGYTDDSDSNSKISAVLLAIRKALEEQIVESPSRELCILTTLAQSQPPALEEALTRIKFVRQMELSGSDSPGRNNYPSAEESLKHLLWLSDPEAVFEAALGIYDLNLAAMVALNSQKDPKEFLPFLQELERMPAALMQYNIDLRLQRYENALRHLVSAGDGYYEDCMRLMRSYPQLFPLGLKLISDPVKKAQILDAWGDHLSSMKSFEDAAVAYLCCSSLEKALKAYRSSGNWRGVLTVAGLIKSGKEEVIQLAYELCEELQALGKPGDAATIALEYCGDVKAGIDLLVSARDWEEALRIAFLHLRDDLVSEVKIACLECANLLIGEYEEGLEKVGKYVARYLAVRQRRLLLAAKLRSDEQSVAELDDETASEVSSSFSGMSAYTTGTRRGSAASISSTSTKGRGRQRNKGKIRAGSPGEEMALVEHLNGMALATGAKHEIKSLLMSLLMLGEEDLARKLQRACENFQLSQMAAVKLAEDAMLTDSMDDHVYSLEHYIWKVRKEVHNLEAFSWQSRVLV, from the exons ATGGGAGCAGTTTTGGACTGGATGCCCAGTGGGGCAAAAATTGCATCTGTTTATGATCGAAGGGAAGAAAAGAAGTCCCCATCAATAGTTTTCTTTGAGAAGAATGGATTGCAACGAAGCTCATTTGGTGTTAATGATAACACTGATGTAAAGGTAGACTCTTTGAAGTGGAATTGTAACTCTGAGCTTCTTGCATTTGTGGTCAGAGGTGAAGATCATGAGTCTATCAAGATTTGGTTCTTCAATAATAATCATTGGTATTTGAAACAAGAGATTAGATACTTAAAGCAGGATGGAGTTAAATTCATCTGGGATCCAACAAAGCCACTACAGTTGATAAGTTGGACTGTCAATGGCCAGATAATGATATACAATTTCATGTGGATCACAGCTGTAATGGATAACTCAACAGCATTTGTAATTGATGACTCCAAGATACTAGTCACCCCACTTTCTGTTTCTCTGATCCCCCCTCCTATGTATTTATTTAGTTTAAAATTTCCCAGTGCAGTTCGAAATATGGCTTTCTTTTCTCACGGTTCTAAACATAACCTGGCCACATTTTTATCAGATGGCAGGTTGTGTATTGTAGAGCTTCCTGAAATAGATATGTGGGAGGAGCTAGAAGGCACTGAAGTCAGTGTTGAGGCTGCCTCATGTGATATTGGATTTGGATCTTTTACTCACCTGGCATGGTTGGACTCACATGTACTTCTTAGTGTTTCTCATTTTACCTTTAATCACGTTAATTGCTCATTAGGAAACTTTTCTGGCAAGGATGGGCTGCCTGCCTATTACCTGCAAGAAATTCAGGTCATGTGTTCTGAAGATCATAAACCTGGTTCTGTAACATCCACAGGCTGGCAAGCTAAAATTTCCAACCAAATTTCTGTTGAAGAACAGGTAATTGGAATAATCCCTGGCCCACTAAATAGATGTTCAGCATATATTCAGTTTGATGGTGGAAAAATAGTCCAATATTTGTCGAAGTTAGGGGGCAACAGAATGGTTCCTCTTCAGAAATGTGATGACATGTGTTTCTCATCATCATGCCCATGGATGACTTTGGCTCTTGCTGGGGGGTTCATGTCACAGAAGGCTTTACTTTTTGGACTTGATGACAATGGAAGGCTTCAAGTCGGTAGAAGGATATTATGTGACAACTGCAgcagtttctcattttattcgaATGCTACAGACCAATCAATAACACATCTGATTCTTTCAACTAAACAGGATCTGCTATTTATTGTAGACATTGCGGATATTCAAAATGAACAACTGGCTGTTAAATATGGGAATTTCCTACCTGCTTTCAAGACTAGAACTGGAGATGATGGAAGAAACTATATAAACATATGGGAAAGAGGTGCTAGGGTTATAGGTGTGCTACATGGAGATGAGTCTGCTGTCATTATTCAAACAATTCGTGGAAATCTTGAATGTGTCTACCCAAGGAAACTGATTCTGGCCTCAATCATCAATGCCTTGGTCCAGGGGCGCTTTAGAGATGCGTTATACATGATACGGCGACATAGGATAGACTTTAATGTTATTGTTGACCACTGTGGTTGGAAAGCCTTTATTCAGTCAGCTCCAGAATTTGTGAAACAGGTGAACAACTTGAGCTATATAACTGAGTTTGTTTGTGCTATCACAAATGGAAATGTAATGGAGACGTTGTATAAGGATTACATATTGCTACCTTGTCAAAAGGAGTTGAACACTGTAAAATCTGGATATACTGACGATTCTGATAGTAACAGCAAGATTTCTGCTGTCTTGTTGGCGATAAGAAAGGCCCTGGAGGAGCAAATAGTGGAAAGTCCTTCAAGGGAACTTTGCATTTTGACCACATTGGCTCAAAGCCAACCTCCAGCTCTTGAGGAGGCTTTGACAAGGATAAAATTTGTCCGACAAATGGAGCTATCAGGTTCTGATAGTCCAGGACGGAACAATTATCCTTCTGCTGAGGAATCTTTAAAGCATCTATTGTGGTTGTCTGATCCAGAAGCAGTTTTTGAAGCTGCTTTAGGAATTTATGATTTGAACCTAGCAGCTATGGTTGCATTAAACTCACAGAAGGATCCAAAAgaatttcttccatttcttcaagaatTAGAACGTATGCCAGCTGCATTAATGCAATATAATATTGACCTTAGACTGCAAAGGTATGAAAATGCTTTGCGACATCTTGTTTCAGCTGGAGATGGTTATTATGAAGATTGCATGAGGCTCATGAGAAGTTATCCTCAGCTTTTCCCCTTGGGTCTGAAACTCATCAGCGATCCTGTTAAAAAAGCACAAATTCTTGATGCATGGGGAGATCATTTGAGTTCAATGAAATCCTTTGAAGATGCTGCTGTCGCTTACTTGTGTTGTTCTTCTTTGGAAAAAGCTCTGAAAGCTTATCGCTCTTCTGGTAATTGGAGAGGAGTTCTTACAGTTGCTGGGCTGATCAAATCTGGGAAGGAGGAAGTAATACAGCTGGCATATGAACTCTGCGAGGAGCTCCAGGCACTTGGTAAACCAGGAGATGCTGCCACAATAGCCTTGGAGTACTGTGGTGATGTCAAGGCAGGTATTGATCTTTTGGTTAGTGCAAGGGATTGGGAGGAGGCTCTAAGGATTGCCTTCCTTCACTTGAGGGATGATTTAGTCTCAGAAGTGAAAATTGCTTGTCTTGAATGTGCCAACTTGCTGATTGGTGAATATGAGGAGGGTTTAGAGAAAGTAGGGAAGTATGTGGCACGCTACCTAGCTGTTCGACAGAGGAGGTTATTACTTGCTGCAAAGCTTCGGTCAGATGAGCAGTCAGTAGCTGAGCTTGATGATGAAACTGCTTCAGAAGTGAGCAGTAGTTTTAGTGGAATGAGTGCATACACCACTGG GACAAGGAGGGGTTCAGCTGCTTCAATCAGTTCAACCTCTACGAAGGGGAGAGGGCGTCAGCGAAATAAGGGAAAAATTCGTGCTGGCAG CCCTGGTGAGGAGATGGCTTTGGTTGAACATTTGAATGGAATGGCTTTGGCTACTGGAGCAAAACATGAGATTAAATCTCTTTTAATGTCCCTTCTGATGCTTGGAGAGGAAGATCTTGCTAGGAAATTGCAACGCGCTTGTGAAAATTTTCAACTGTCCCAAATGGCAGCAGTAAAATTAGCTGAAGATGCAATGTTGACTGATAGCATGGATGACCATGTGTATTCCTTGGAGCATTACATTTGGAAAGTGAGGAAAGAAGTACACAATTTGGAAGCTTTTTCTTGGCAGTCTAGAGTTTTGGTTTGA